tacagtatacgtTGGATTAATACCCCAGAGTTTATTACTGTACATAGTTTTAGaatgtgcttttaaatgtgtatttcctCACGCTATGAATCACTTTTATTTCCTGTAAGTATAGCATAATAGACTTAACTTTTTAGTTCTTTTCAAACAAATAAGCACGGTGTCCCATTTTAAGCTTTTTACTTGATAATCTGTGAGACATGAAGCCTTGTGTAAAGGAAGAGCAATAATAAGAAACTATGCACACATGGACATTTGCTCAAGactgctctctctcttcctgAAAAAGTGGATTTTGTTGTTCCTCCCAACGTACGATCTGCAGATGCAGCCAAGTCGAAACGATGGCGTTTACCTGAGGTCCCAGAGATATTGGACTGGTTTGAGGCCCAcagacagtgacacacagccGTCTTATCTGACAACTGGAATGTGGGTAATGATTGGGGATATTTCCACTTCTGTGATGAGCGAGCTGTGCATGTTTGTTACAtcaatctggaaaaaaaaaggaaaaaaaaaaaaaaaaaaacaacaaaaggatGAGCCAGGGTCACAGTTGAAGACCTTGACGTTGGGAATGAAACGCACATCTTGGTGGAAAGGGGCTGCTCCAAAGGGCTGTACTCCATGGGACTTTTACTATGCAGTATGAATTGAGAATTAGTGTTTTGTCAAAGTTTGAGTTGTACTTATTGAATTATTATTCCCGTTTTCAGTAAGTGCCTTTCCTTCTGTCATTTATGTTCAGAAAACAATGTTTCTCAAAGTGAAACGGGATGAGGCAAAGGggtcagcaattttttttcttatttgtgatTCCATAGTGTTTTCCATTTGCTCTAAAACCTTAgatttgtaatgttttcatgAGGGCTAATAGTTCACAGTAGTGTGAATTTAACCCCCTCCTTTTCCCCAcaccatacaaaaaaaaatttttcatctcCTAAAATTTGAAGTTGGTCACACATTCACATGCTGGTGCACATATTTGTTAGAATGGTAATTATGTAAATTATCCATACTGTTACCTAGTATGTTAAAATTATAGAAACCAGACTGGTACAAAGTAAAATCCCAGAGTTGTTTCTGAAGCACTTACATCACATGCTGTCATGTTTCAGGTTTTAAGAAACCCAGTGTTCAGCTTCATCTGCAGCTCGGTGTGAAGATTGTCGGTTCATACATggtttaattaaaaactaatttggATATCTAAAGTTTTTGAGTTTAGCTGGGAAAACTGTCTTTGTAACAGataaattatttgtaaaaataaaaaatctatcTGAataactgccttttttttccccttcaccCTCTTGCTAAGTTGGTATCAGATGCTGGTGAGAAGTTGTGCTTTGCCGGGAACCTTGAGAGTTCAGTCTTGTCATTCAGTTTAATTGTgcttccagcagggggcagtacAGCACTGCCTTACACTTGCCCTCAACTCCGGCCCTAGCAGACCCCTCTGCTGCTTTTTGCAGTAGCTCAGCacatcattttgtttttgattattttgttgtgttttggcttttcacatattttacattataccTCCTTTTTTACCTTGCTGATGATGGCGCCTTGAATGATGTTGAAATGTCCACAAATGAAACGCGcacagccctgtgtgtgtgtgttcagacaaaTCAAACTAATTGTCTGAAGCTACCAGTCTTGTCCATTCTCTGTAACATTAATGGCATCTTGTGCACTATTGGACATTCTTTAATTCGATCATTCCTTAAGCATAAAGCTCAATCAGTTAAGTGTAAAAACCATCTGTTGTCAAGAACAGCTTGTTAAGTGCAGGGTCATGATTGTCTGGAACCTCTCCTGCCAGGCACTGTGAGCCAGAACCCTGTTTCGATTAATACCTTATTTAATAAAAGGCTATGACTGAAAAAAGCGATACTGGCTGTAGTAACTGAAATTactatacattttaatataaaattaaaatgctttaatttttcttattgcAGGTATTAACACACAGTGTTCAACCCAGCTAATCCTCATCTAACACTGAATATTCGATTGATTGTTCAGTCAAACACATGCAGCTGTCAGCCAGGACTGATGTTCAAAAGCTGAGCTGTAGCACAAATTTGGACTCTCTTGTATTGCAAAACATGATGAGAAGGGGAAGcggaataaaaaaatgtattgattatgaaagacattttatttccatttttaatgctgaaatgAGAGGCTGACAGTGGCTTGTTAGAAATGGATGTGATTGGTCCTGAGCTGGTGCACTAGCGGGGCCAGTTCGGCCGAGTCGAGCGCGTGCGGATACAGCCTCATGGCCTGGTCCACTGCAGTCTGCGGGAAGATGGTGCCCAGCTGGGTCCTCGTGCACCTCCGGCGCTCGCTGACCGTGTCACTCGCTCGGTGACTTTTGGACAGAAAGGACTCCTGAGGGGCAGCGCAGTGGGAGTAGTGCGCGTCTGTGTATCggctgtggtggtggtggtggtggggctGGTTTTCGAACACGGGTAAACCGGCTGCGAGGCTGTGATTCGAGTGTGTCGGGTGACCGTAGGTGCTCTGTGGCCACGTACGGGCTTGGATCTCCCCGTGCAGCCTCTGCGGGCAGCAGCGCTCTGTCCCGTGGCTGCTGTTGCTCCCGTGACTCGGGTGCAAGTCTGGTACGCTGCCGTTGTAGGAATACGAAGTCCCCTGCGCGTGGGCCGGGTCCTGGATGTACAGCCCTGACACGGCCACCTCTAAGGAGCCGAAAGGTTCCTCGCTGTCCGAGCTCGGGGCGGTGGGGGACTTGCGCAGGTAGGTGGGACTTCCGGTGATGCGGGGGATATCTAACTGCTCACATGGGGAGAGTCTGCTGGGTGAAACCCTGCTAGGAAGGTCCTCCAAGCTAGGATGGGTTGTGGCGGGTGGAAGGCTGCTGTACAGCTGGGAAAGAGCAGCCCTGGAAGAGGCGATGTCCTGGCCAGGGGAGCCGGGTCTCCCGTTGGCCACCTGCTCCCTCTCTGCTGCCGGCTTGGTCTTCGCGCGGAGCTCGTCGGCAACGGACAGCTGGGACTGGTTGGATCGTTCGGGGTGGTAGTATTTGCACTTGATGCCGTACGTGCATTTCCTCCCTGGAACGCAAGCCGAAAACAGACTGGTAAACAGCTTCCCACCAACATCAACTTAATACCCGACTTTGATAATATTTGAATTTATTGGTCGAATGCGGTGGAAGTTTCCCTCCTGCAGACCCGTAAACGCACCGAGCACGAGAAACAAATGAGACGCGGACTCCGTGCTGTTGTCGACCCTTGGTTACGTGGCTGTGTATTGTGTATGTGCTGCGTGTTGCTAAGGGCGATCATCAAAGCCCTGTTTGTAATCTTCCCTAGGCACCGAAGGTGTGAAACTACCATTCACAGCAGATTTCCAGAATATTGCAacagtagtactgctgtctcagtgcctaggtggtgcgagaggatagaggttcgagtcccgctcagtctgggtggagtttgcgtgttctccctgtgtctgtgtgggtcccctctgtgtgctctggtttcctcccacagtccaaagacatgctgttcgcatggattggtgactctgtcacccatagtgtgtgagtgacagagagagtgtgttccactgatgtatggatgagtgacccagtgtaagtagtgtatctaacagtgtaagtcaccttggtgaataaggtgtgtgggctgatgacactgcagagagttcattggaagttgctttggaaaaaagtgtctgttgaataaataaatgtaaatgttcctaGCAAGCGTACAGTGTGTAGCCGTCACTGCAAAACAGAGCCTTTGCTCAGGTGGTTCTTTCATATCTCAGGAGCAGGAATGAACGAGTGATTCTGCAGCAGAGCCGCACGGAGAACTGGTGACCCGTACAGGAAGCGAATGTATGTTTGTATCCCTTTCACACTTGATTCCGTACCCTGTAAATGGACTTACCATAGGGACAGTGGATTCGTTTGCTCTCGGTCTTCGGCGATTTCCTCAAGAAGTCATCTATTGTCGGCCCATTCCTTCCCAACGGATCATCTGGAGGCATGAACCTGGAAGTCGTAACAAAAACGTGttcaaattttggaaaatgaatgATGCATTTTGTACAAGGAGGACGAAGAGCCGCCGCTGGATCATCAGCCGTGCGGAATGGTGCAATGCCTTTGACACGGATGTAAGACAGTGTGGTCAACGAAGCCCCGTAATCGGTTAGCTTTTCAAAGGCCAGAAGATTTATATTTAGCTTTGAAACGAGGGTAAAATGTCCCAGAACGTACTTGTCATTGGCGAAGGTGTACATGAGCAGCCTCTCTTCGATGAACTTCTTCCACTGCGGCTTTTCGATCTGCAGGTCGCGGTAGTTGTCATTAGACACGATGATGCCGTCTGAATCGTAGGCCAGCTTCACGATGTAGCGGTCGTCGTAGCAGACCACGCGCTTCCCCTTGACGCAGCGCGAGGGTGTGAAGACCAGGATGTTCCTTTTCTCCAGCTCAAAGAGGATATGCTGCTCTAAAGGGGTGAAGGACACACGGGTTAGAGTCTCGAGTCCAGCGAACCgatttacattaaatacattttttttcatttagctgatgcttttctccaaagcaacttacaatgtcagtctacctacaatttttgacccatttatacagctgggtaattttactggaacaatttagggtaagtaccttgctcaagggtactacagctggaggtgggaattgaaccttcaacctttgggtgcaagggcagcagcagctctaaccactatgctaccgggGCTGCGGAGGATGCTGGGGATGCTTGAGCACAGCAGCTCGGGGACCAAACCGGCCCCTTGGATCCGACCAACTCCAAGATGTGTGCGATAACCACGGGTTGCACACACACGTCCATATGGATGCCACGCTACACTGATGATGCCAGTCTGAATGAAGGACACACGAGGGCCCCTACGCTGCGGTAAAAATCTGAGtggcacaacacacacacacaggaactgcTAAAATGGGTGCCGTAGCGCTGCAGCGATGGGCGTACCTGTGATCGGGGACTCGGCCCGCGTCTGCTCCTTCCTCCACAGGGGCACGAAGACGGTGATGTCACGGTGTCCCCGTTCCCAGAACCACCTGACCGCCAGCTGCAGGCCTCGGCACGAGAACACCTGCTTGTTACCATGGCTGCAAGGAGAGAGGGCGAAGTGTGAACCCGGTGATATTTCCAGCTTCTGAAGCCGGTCGATGTTTAGACATGTGGATGAACATCATTCCTCGGGCCCTGAGCAGCCAGAGAGCTTTCGCTTTTAAGTGCAAGAACCATGCAGGATTTACTGGAAATGGCAACCGCGACACAAGGGCGCAGGGCTTCTACGCTTGACCGGTCGCCGCAACGCAAAGCCGCGTAAAAGTCGAGCGCTTGACGTTTCGGAGCGGACGCGGACCAGAATGTCGACCGAGCCGGTGACGCTCCCTCCCCTGAGGTGAGCGCGGCGGGGAAGGTGTGAGAACGAAGGCCGAGGAATTGAGGAACCCGTCTGTCTCCTCTGTTCCGTAAGTCACGGTCGACCGATTCAACTCGCCCCCATCGTGTgctttatcaaaaaaaaaaaaaaaaagaaaacgtcaTTCAGAAATGTAGAAAGGCACACCTGACACGTGATCGGCTCTGGGCCGGGAGTAACCTGAtgcagaaacaaaaggaaacgTTGCAAGAAAATAAGTTACTTGATCTGAAGCGGGAGACCGCGCCAAAGCGCGCAAGGAACGTGAACGGCTGATCGGAGCGCGAAAACCTCGCTCGCATTTTGTCCCGAACAGAAaatcatttactgtattttacttccCCTGAATGGGGTAGGCTGCCGAAGGGCTTCTTGCGAGTGACGGCGGCCGATGTGACCGTAGGCCAGCGATGAGCCGCCAGCGACCGCGCGGGGGGTTCCCCGCTCCGACAGGAAGCGGCCACCTGCTTTGCATACAACAGCGGGCAGAAGAGCAGCGCATAGATGCTCTCAAACTGACGAGAGAACAAAGATGGAACAAAACCCTATGAAAGGGTACGAGGAGACTGAGAACCGCGGTGTTTTTGGGTACCGAAAAAGGCACGATCTTGTCAAAACAGGCAAAACCGCAGGCTGCTAGATGAAGTAGATGAAGCGTGTCTGTTTCAGAAATGAACTGTCAAAAGTTGGTCCAACAGTGGAAAATGTGTCTGCCAAAAATGTTCCTCCCTTCTCAGCAACatctttcttaaaaatatacaaaccaAATGAATTgaacttctgtttttctcctctcAGTTTCAGTTGCATCACTGCATTTGAATATTCCACCCTCGGCCGAGCAGTTCGCAAGCGCTCGTTTTTATCGAAGGTGTTTTAGAGTAGATGTGAAACTCAAAAAAACGCAAATCTTCGGGTTCCGGCTCCGGGGGGCCGCGCCGACGCAGCCCGCTGAACGGGAGCCGGGTCTCCCTCTTTCCGAGAGAGGGACGGAGCAGATTCGGCACGGAGCGAACCCTGCGACGCTGTTCCCAGCCGCCGCTCGACCGATGATGTGTGAGGAAGCCTAGCCTGCAGGGCCAAGTGTCGCGTCCCGCCGGCTGCGGACCGATACCCGTCGGCTCCCGCAGACTCTCTCGGGCATTCGGCGCGGCGAAAAGGGCGCGAAATCTGCCGTCCGCAACCTGCATCGCATCCCGGCACGAGACCCGAGACGGAGCTGACGGCGAAACGACGCGACCGACGGTAGATGTCCGGACCCGTCCTAGGAGCAGCTCGGCACTGCGGGAAGCGCAGACCCTCAGCGTGTACCCTTTGGTCGGCGGCGCCGGGACCCTTTTCGATAACCTTCCAATACGTCTTTTCAGCGCCCATCTGTCCTACTACCTGACCTAGAGGGCAGAGGCCTTTTTGGAAGTCCGGCCACATGCGGTACATCTGGGCACGGGTGCGCGCACCTGTCCCCATAGCCCTGTGTCCGCGACGACGGGGAGCAAGGGGCTCACCTCATGGCCACGTTGCTGCCGTCGATGACGACCGGCCGTAGGCCTCCGTCCAGGTTCACGTCGTTGTCCCCGCAGCCCCTGGCCACCAGCCTGGGCGTGCTTGGTGGGGTGATGGTGGCGGAGGCAGCGGCGGTGGGGGCGGACCCCGTGCTCTGGCTGGTCTTCAGCAGCTCCTTCAGGATGTCGTTGGTCTCGGCATCATGGTGCAGACTCTCCAGCACCCTCAGGATGTCCCCGTAGCAATAGCCCAGCTTGAGGAAGCGCTCCACGTTGCTCTTCTGCCGGTCCATGGTGCTGCTCGGTATGGTGTCGAGTCCCCGACGCGCAGGTGCCACTCTGACAGGGGAACCCGCCTCGCGGCCCTTTTCTACCGTACCCACGCGCAAAGTTTCCACAGCAACAGGCGATTTTGGAAAAGTTGACAGAGACGGAGAGGGCGAGGGGCGGGGCGGGAGGCTCGCTGAGACACTGTAAACACAGGAAGCCCGACGCGATGGTGTCACATGGGGTTTTCAGAGGTTTCTGCTTGCAGCGATAGGATCTGCGCTGCACTTCTGCAGCTGGGCTGTGCTGTATGCACACGCGCGTCACAGCAGCTGCCAAAACTCCCCCTTACCTCACGGCGCTGGCCGCTGAAGGTCGGGCGTCCGCTAGGAGCCCCCCGCTCTCGGGCAAGCTTCGGCGATGGTGCCGTGCCTCTGTCGTCACGATGCCTGGAAATGAAGACATCGAACCCCCCTGATACATTGACCAAACTCGCAAGTGGCAGCACGCCCCTCGCGGCAGCGGAGGGGGCATAAATAGAAACGCGGGCCCTTCGCAGAGGTGTCGCCGTGCGGCCGACGCGATGAGGCACGGTTGGATCAAAGAGGGAGGAAAGCCCCAACAGTTCCAGTCATGTTTGAAAAGGTCTGCCTGGTGATGATGAATGATGAGTCCTGCGGGTCGTTGTGTAcaccccccgacacacacacacacacacacacacacaccaagtgtCAGCTATTGCAGAATATGAAGAGCAGCGAGCTAAAAGTAGCACCATGAATGATCATGCAAATAAGAGCTGATTTGTGCCATTTGTGGTGCTGTAGTACCACAGTACCGGAGTGTGCTGTTCAATGACCAGTCCAGCGCTGAGCGAGTTTGAGTGTCTAGCTGTCGCCGCGCATCGATTTTCAACACGGCAACGTGCTAGTTAATGGCCCCAATTGACATTTATGAATGGAAAGGAACAGTCTCCGAGAAACAACGCGGCCAGTTGAGCTCCTCCAAACCATCGTGCAAAACTTTGAGGACATGTCCTGGAAATTAGTTCTCTTACAAGGTGTTTGGTTACCAGGGctgagctggtagtgtagtggtcagaggtgctgcctttagacccagaggttataggtttgatccccacctctggctgtagtgcccttgagcaaggtacttaccctaaaattgctccagtaaaataaccctgctgtacaaatgggtaggTAGgctaacatcgtaagttgctttggagaaaagcatcacatagaTATAAAGTGATTCAATGCAGCTCTTCTGCTCAAGTTCCCAGACATGTAGGACACTTCTGCGATAGTTTGTTTTCAACCTTCTGTCCAGCTAGTCCCCGGTATcacccaggtgtactcaaacttctgaccAGTGCTCCGTAGGGCGCTGCTCTGGTTACGATACAGCTGTTACACAAGTACACGCAACCCACACGTGTTGACGACTTGCAATCACGGCAGCCGGTGTTAAAACTTACCGACTGTACCATGTGTAAAGGGAGCTGAAAGGGACGAGCTGCAGCTGGACAACATTCAGTCACACCAACAGCTGGCATTTAGTGCCGTTTCAGAGCCTCTCTGTATGAGCCTCACGTGAAGCCCTGGGCGAGAGCGACTCAAAGGACACTTTGTCCACCGCAGGCCGACACGCTTTCTGCTGTTCGAAACACACTGATGTTACTATAGTGCAGTACATGAGCACTAAACCCAGCGACTCGACGCAAAAACATTCGGGCTCCTGAA
This genomic window from Scleropages formosus chromosome 1, fSclFor1.1, whole genome shotgun sequence contains:
- the LOC108929139 gene encoding probable ribonuclease ZC3H12D isoform X1 produces the protein MPPPLPRGACCHLRVWSMYQGGSMSSFPGIVTTEARHHRRSLPESGGLLADARPSAASAVSVSASLPPRPSPSPSLSTFPKSPVAVETLRVGTVEKGREAGSPVRVAPARRGLDTIPSSTMDRQKSNVERFLKLGYCYGDILRVLESLHHDAETNDILKELLKTSQSTGSAPTAAASATITPPSTPRLVARGCGDNDVNLDGGLRPVVIDGSNVAMSHGNKQVFSCRGLQLAVRWFWERGHRDITVFVPLWRKEQTRAESPITEQHILFELEKRNILVFTPSRCVKGKRVVCYDDRYIVKLAYDSDGIIVSNDNYRDLQIEKPQWKKFIEERLLMYTFANDKFMPPDDPLGRNGPTIDDFLRKSPKTESKRIHCPYGRKCTYGIKCKYYHPERSNQSQLSVADELRAKTKPAAEREQVANGRPGSPGQDIASSRAALSQLYSSLPPATTHPSLEDLPSRVSPSRLSPCEQLDIPRITGSPTYLRKSPTAPSSDSEEPFGSLEVAVSGLYIQDPAHAQGTSYSYNGSVPDLHPSHGSNSSHGTERCCPQRLHGEIQARTWPQSTYGHPTHSNHSLAAGLPVFENQPHHHHHHSRYTDAHYSHCAAPQESFLSKSHRASDTVSERRRCTRTQLGTIFPQTAVDQAMRLYPHALDSAELAPLVHQLRTNHIHF
- the LOC108929139 gene encoding probable ribonuclease ZC3H12D isoform X2, encoding MLSSCSSSLSAPFTHGTVGIVTTEARHHRRSLPESGGLLADARPSAASAVSVSASLPPRPSPSPSLSTFPKSPVAVETLRVGTVEKGREAGSPVRVAPARRGLDTIPSSTMDRQKSNVERFLKLGYCYGDILRVLESLHHDAETNDILKELLKTSQSTGSAPTAAASATITPPSTPRLVARGCGDNDVNLDGGLRPVVIDGSNVAMSHGNKQVFSCRGLQLAVRWFWERGHRDITVFVPLWRKEQTRAESPITEQHILFELEKRNILVFTPSRCVKGKRVVCYDDRYIVKLAYDSDGIIVSNDNYRDLQIEKPQWKKFIEERLLMYTFANDKFMPPDDPLGRNGPTIDDFLRKSPKTESKRIHCPYGRKCTYGIKCKYYHPERSNQSQLSVADELRAKTKPAAEREQVANGRPGSPGQDIASSRAALSQLYSSLPPATTHPSLEDLPSRVSPSRLSPCEQLDIPRITGSPTYLRKSPTAPSSDSEEPFGSLEVAVSGLYIQDPAHAQGTSYSYNGSVPDLHPSHGSNSSHGTERCCPQRLHGEIQARTWPQSTYGHPTHSNHSLAAGLPVFENQPHHHHHHSRYTDAHYSHCAAPQESFLSKSHRASDTVSERRRCTRTQLGTIFPQTAVDQAMRLYPHALDSAELAPLVHQLRTNHIHF
- the LOC108929139 gene encoding probable ribonuclease ZC3H12D isoform X3 — encoded protein: MDRQKSNVERFLKLGYCYGDILRVLESLHHDAETNDILKELLKTSQSTGSAPTAAASATITPPSTPRLVARGCGDNDVNLDGGLRPVVIDGSNVAMSHGNKQVFSCRGLQLAVRWFWERGHRDITVFVPLWRKEQTRAESPITEQHILFELEKRNILVFTPSRCVKGKRVVCYDDRYIVKLAYDSDGIIVSNDNYRDLQIEKPQWKKFIEERLLMYTFANDKFMPPDDPLGRNGPTIDDFLRKSPKTESKRIHCPYGRKCTYGIKCKYYHPERSNQSQLSVADELRAKTKPAAEREQVANGRPGSPGQDIASSRAALSQLYSSLPPATTHPSLEDLPSRVSPSRLSPCEQLDIPRITGSPTYLRKSPTAPSSDSEEPFGSLEVAVSGLYIQDPAHAQGTSYSYNGSVPDLHPSHGSNSSHGTERCCPQRLHGEIQARTWPQSTYGHPTHSNHSLAAGLPVFENQPHHHHHHSRYTDAHYSHCAAPQESFLSKSHRASDTVSERRRCTRTQLGTIFPQTAVDQAMRLYPHALDSAELAPLVHQLRTNHIHF